A section of the Apodemus sylvaticus chromosome 10, mApoSyl1.1, whole genome shotgun sequence genome encodes:
- the Git1 gene encoding ARF GTPase-activating protein GIT1 isoform X3: protein MSRKGPRAEVCADCSAPDPGWASISRGVLVCDECCSVHRSLGRHISIVKHLRHSAWPPTLLQMVHTLASNGANSIWEHSLLDPAQVQSGRRKANPQDKVHPIKSEFIRAKYQMLAFVHKLPCRDDDGVTAKDLSKQLHSSVRTGNLETCLRLLSLGAQANFFHPEKGTTPLHVAAKAGQTLQAELLVVYGADPGSPDVNGRTPIDYARQAGHHELAERLVECQYELTDRLAFYLCGRKPDHKNGHYIIPQMADRSRQKCMSQSLDLSELAKAAKKKLQALSNRLFEELAMDVYDEVDRRENDAVWLATQNHSTLVTERSAVPFLPVNPEYSATRNQGRQKLARFNAREFATLIIDILSEAKRRQQGKSLSSPTDNLELSARSQSDLDDQHDYDSVASDEDTDQEPLPSAGTTRNNRARSMDSSDLSDGAVTLQEYLELKKALATSEAKVQQLMKVNNSLSDELRRLQREIHKLQAENLQLRQPAGPAPPPALPSERAEHTLMGPGGSTHRRDRQAFSMYEPGSALKPFGGAPADELASRLQPFHSTELEDDAIYSVHVPTGLYRIRKGVSASSVPFTPSSPLLSCSQEGSRHTSKLSRHGSGADSDYENTQSGDPLLGLEGKRFLELSKEEELHPELESLDGDLDPGLPSTEDVILKTEQVTKNIQELLRAAQEFKHDSFVPCSEKIHLAVTEMASLFPKRPALEPVRSSLRLLNASAYRLQSECRKTVPPEPGAPVDFQLLTQQVIQCAYDIAKAAKQLVTITTREKKQ from the exons ATGTCCCGGAAGGGGCCGCGAGCGGAGGTGTGTGCGGACTGCAGCGCCCCGG ACCCTGGTTGGGCATCTATCAGCAGAGGTGTGCTGGTTTGTGACGAGTGCTGCAGTGTGCACCGGAGCCTAGGACGGCACATCTCCATTGTCAAGCACCTTCGCCACAGCGCCTGGCCTCCTACGCTGCTACAG ATGGTGCACACGCTTGCCAGCAATGGGGCCAACTCCATCTGGGAGCATTCCCTGCTGGACCCCGCACAAGTGCAAAGTGGCCGGCGCAAAGCCAACCCCCAAGACAAAGTGCA CCCCATCAAGTCAGAGTTCATCAGGGCAAAATACCAGATGCTGGCGTTTGTTCACAAGCTTCCCTGCCGTGATGATGATGGGGTCACCGCCAAAGACCTCAGCAAG CAACTGCACTCGAGTGTGAGGACGGGCAACTTGGAGACATGTCTGCGCTTGCTTTCCCTGGGTGCCCAGGCCAACTTCTTTCACCCAGAAAAGGGCACTACACCTCTTCACGTGGCTGCCAAGGCAGGGCAGACACTGCAAGCTGAGCTGCTGGTAGTGTATGGGGCTGACCCCGGGTCCCCTGATGTCAATGGCCGCACACCCATCGACTATGCCAG GCAGGCGGGGCACCATGAACTGGCAGAAAGGCTAGTTGAGTGCCAGTATGAGCTCACTGACCGGCTGGCCTTCTACCTCTGTGGACGAAAGCCTG atCACAAGAATGGGCATTACATCATCCCACAGATGGCTGACAG ATCTCGGCAAAAGTGCATGTCTCAGAG CTTGGATCTGTCCGAAttggccaaagctgccaagaaGAAGCTGCAAGCC ctcAGCAACCGGCTCTTTGAGGAACTTGCCATGGATGTGTATGACGAGGTGGATCGGAGAGAAAATGATGCTG tgTGGCTAGCTACCCAAAATCATAGCACCCTGGTGACGGAGCGCAGTGCTGTACCCTTCCTGCCAGTCAACCCTGAATACTCAGCCACTCGGAATCAG GGACGACAGAAATTGGCCCGTTTTAATGCCCGAGAGTTTGCTACCTTGATCATCGACATTCTCAGTGAGGCCAAACGGAGGCAGCAGGGCAAGAGTCTAAGCAGCCCCACAG ACAACCTCGAGCTGTCTGCACGGAGCCAGAGTGACCTGGACGACCAGCACGACTACGATAGCGTGGCTTCTGACGAAGACACGGACCAGGAGCCCTTGCCCAGTGCCGGCACCACGCGGAACAATCGTGCCAGG AGCATGGACTCTTCAGATCTGTCTGATGGGGCTGTGACGCTGCAGGAGTATCTGGAGCTGAAGAAGGCTCTGGCCACCTCTGAGGCCAAAGTGCAGCAGCTCATGAAGGTCAACAACAGTCTGAGTGACGAGCTTCGGAGGCTGCAGAGGGAG ATCCACAAACTGCAGGCAGAAAACCTGCAGCTCCGGCAGCCAGCAGGACCAGCGCCTCCGCCCGCCCTGCCCAGTGAACGGGCAGAGCACACACTCATGGGGCCTGGGGGAAGCACCCATCGCAGGGACCGCCAGGCCTTCTCTATGTATGAGCCAGGCTCTGCCCTGAAGCCCTTTGGAGGTGCACCTGCAGACGAGCTTGCCTCTCGGCTCCAGCCTTTCCACAGCACA GAGCTGGAAGATGATGCCATCTATTCAGTGCATGTCCCTACTGGCCTTTATCGG ATCCGGAAGGGGGTGTCTGCCTCTTCTGTGCCcttcactccctcctccccactgctGTCATGCTCCCAAGAAGGAAGTCGGCACACG AGCAAGCTTTCACGCCATGGCAGTGGTGCAGACAGTGACTATGAGAACACACAGAGTGGGGATCCTCTGCTTGG GCTTGAAGGGAAGCGATTCCTAGAGCTGAGCAAGGAGGAGGAACTGCACCCTGAGCTGGAGAGCTTAGATGGAGACCTAGACCCCGGGCTCCCCAGCACCGAAGATGTCATCCTAAAGACAGAGCAGGTCACCAAGAACATTCAGGAACTCTTGCGGGCAGCCCAGGAGTTCAAACATGACAG CTTTGTGCCCTGTTCAGAAAAGATCCACTTGGCTGTGACTGAGATGGCCTCTCTCTTCCCAAAG AGGCCAGCCCTGGAGCCTGTGCGCAGTTCACTGCGGCTGCTCAACGCCAGCGCCTACCGGCTGCAGAGTGAGTGCCGGAAGACAGTGCCTCCAGAGCCCGGCGCGCCTGTGGACTTCCAGCTGCTGACTCAGCAGGTGATCCAGTGCGCCTATGACATCGCCAAGGCTGCCAAGCAGCTGGTCACCATCACCACCCGAGAGAAGAAACAGTGA
- the Git1 gene encoding ARF GTPase-activating protein GIT1 isoform X2, with product MSRKGPRAEVCADCSAPDPGWASISRGVLVCDECCSVHRSLGRHISIVKHLRHSAWPPTLLQMVHTLASNGANSIWEHSLLDPAQVQSGRRKANPQDKVHPIKSEFIRAKYQMLAFVHKLPCRDDDGVTAKDLSKQLHSSVRTGNLETCLRLLSLGAQANFFHPEKGTTPLHVAAKAGQTLQAELLVVYGADPGSPDVNGRTPIDYARQAGHHELAERLVECQYELTDRLAFYLCGRKPDHKNGHYIIPQMADSLDLSELAKAAKKKLQALSNRLFEELAMDVYDEVDRRENDAVWLATQNHSTLVTERSAVPFLPVNPEYSATRNQGRQKLARFNAREFATLIIDILSEAKRRQQGKSLSSPTDNLELSARSQSDLDDQHDYDSVASDEDTDQEPLPSAGTTRNNRARSMDSSDLSDGAVTLQEYLELKKALATSEAKVQQLMKVNNSLSDELRRLQREIHKLQAENLQLRQPAGPAPPPALPSERAEHTLMGPGGSTHRRDRQAFSMYEPGSALKPFGGAPADELASRLQPFHSTELEDDAIYSVHVPTGLYRIRKGVSASSVPFTPSSPLLSCSQEGSRHTSKLSRHGSGADSDYENTQSGDPLLGLEGKRFLELSKEEELHPELESLDGDLDPGLPSTEDVILKTEQVTKNIQELLRAAQEFKHDSFVPCSEKIHLAVTEMASLFPKRPALEPVRSSLRLLNASAYRLQSECRKTVPPEPGAPVDFQLLTQQVIQCAYDIAKAAKQLVTITTREKKQ from the exons ATGTCCCGGAAGGGGCCGCGAGCGGAGGTGTGTGCGGACTGCAGCGCCCCGG ACCCTGGTTGGGCATCTATCAGCAGAGGTGTGCTGGTTTGTGACGAGTGCTGCAGTGTGCACCGGAGCCTAGGACGGCACATCTCCATTGTCAAGCACCTTCGCCACAGCGCCTGGCCTCCTACGCTGCTACAG ATGGTGCACACGCTTGCCAGCAATGGGGCCAACTCCATCTGGGAGCATTCCCTGCTGGACCCCGCACAAGTGCAAAGTGGCCGGCGCAAAGCCAACCCCCAAGACAAAGTGCA CCCCATCAAGTCAGAGTTCATCAGGGCAAAATACCAGATGCTGGCGTTTGTTCACAAGCTTCCCTGCCGTGATGATGATGGGGTCACCGCCAAAGACCTCAGCAAG CAACTGCACTCGAGTGTGAGGACGGGCAACTTGGAGACATGTCTGCGCTTGCTTTCCCTGGGTGCCCAGGCCAACTTCTTTCACCCAGAAAAGGGCACTACACCTCTTCACGTGGCTGCCAAGGCAGGGCAGACACTGCAAGCTGAGCTGCTGGTAGTGTATGGGGCTGACCCCGGGTCCCCTGATGTCAATGGCCGCACACCCATCGACTATGCCAG GCAGGCGGGGCACCATGAACTGGCAGAAAGGCTAGTTGAGTGCCAGTATGAGCTCACTGACCGGCTGGCCTTCTACCTCTGTGGACGAAAGCCTG atCACAAGAATGGGCATTACATCATCCCACAGATGGCTGACAG CTTGGATCTGTCCGAAttggccaaagctgccaagaaGAAGCTGCAAGCC ctcAGCAACCGGCTCTTTGAGGAACTTGCCATGGATGTGTATGACGAGGTGGATCGGAGAGAAAATGATGCTG tgTGGCTAGCTACCCAAAATCATAGCACCCTGGTGACGGAGCGCAGTGCTGTACCCTTCCTGCCAGTCAACCCTGAATACTCAGCCACTCGGAATCAG GGACGACAGAAATTGGCCCGTTTTAATGCCCGAGAGTTTGCTACCTTGATCATCGACATTCTCAGTGAGGCCAAACGGAGGCAGCAGGGCAAGAGTCTAAGCAGCCCCACAG ACAACCTCGAGCTGTCTGCACGGAGCCAGAGTGACCTGGACGACCAGCACGACTACGATAGCGTGGCTTCTGACGAAGACACGGACCAGGAGCCCTTGCCCAGTGCCGGCACCACGCGGAACAATCGTGCCAGG AGCATGGACTCTTCAGATCTGTCTGATGGGGCTGTGACGCTGCAGGAGTATCTGGAGCTGAAGAAGGCTCTGGCCACCTCTGAGGCCAAAGTGCAGCAGCTCATGAAGGTCAACAACAGTCTGAGTGACGAGCTTCGGAGGCTGCAGAGGGAG ATCCACAAACTGCAGGCAGAAAACCTGCAGCTCCGGCAGCCAGCAGGACCAGCGCCTCCGCCCGCCCTGCCCAGTGAACGGGCAGAGCACACACTCATGGGGCCTGGGGGAAGCACCCATCGCAGGGACCGCCAGGCCTTCTCTATGTATGAGCCAGGCTCTGCCCTGAAGCCCTTTGGAGGTGCACCTGCAGACGAGCTTGCCTCTCGGCTCCAGCCTTTCCACAGCACA GAGCTGGAAGATGATGCCATCTATTCAGTGCATGTCCCTACTGGCCTTTATCGG ATCCGGAAGGGGGTGTCTGCCTCTTCTGTGCCcttcactccctcctccccactgctGTCATGCTCCCAAGAAGGAAGTCGGCACACG AGCAAGCTTTCACGCCATGGCAGTGGTGCAGACAGTGACTATGAGAACACACAGAGTGGGGATCCTCTGCTTGG GCTTGAAGGGAAGCGATTCCTAGAGCTGAGCAAGGAGGAGGAACTGCACCCTGAGCTGGAGAGCTTAGATGGAGACCTAGACCCCGGGCTCCCCAGCACCGAAGATGTCATCCTAAAGACAGAGCAGGTCACCAAGAACATTCAGGAACTCTTGCGGGCAGCCCAGGAGTTCAAACATGACAG CTTTGTGCCCTGTTCAGAAAAGATCCACTTGGCTGTGACTGAGATGGCCTCTCTCTTCCCAAAG AGGCCAGCCCTGGAGCCTGTGCGCAGTTCACTGCGGCTGCTCAACGCCAGCGCCTACCGGCTGCAGAGTGAGTGCCGGAAGACAGTGCCTCCAGAGCCCGGCGCGCCTGTGGACTTCCAGCTGCTGACTCAGCAGGTGATCCAGTGCGCCTATGACATCGCCAAGGCTGCCAAGCAGCTGGTCACCATCACCACCCGAGAGAAGAAACAGTGA
- the Git1 gene encoding ARF GTPase-activating protein GIT1 isoform X1 produces the protein MSRKGPRAEVCADCSAPDPGWASISRGVLVCDECCSVHRSLGRHISIVKHLRHSAWPPTLLQMVHTLASNGANSIWEHSLLDPAQVQSGRRKANPQDKVHPIKSEFIRAKYQMLAFVHKLPCRDDDGVTAKDLSKQLHSSVRTGNLETCLRLLSLGAQANFFHPEKGTTPLHVAAKAGQTLQAELLVVYGADPGSPDVNGRTPIDYARQAGHHELAERLVECQYELTDRLAFYLCGRKPDHKNGHYIIPQMADRSRQKCMSQSLDLSELAKAAKKKLQALSNRLFEELAMDVYDEVDRRENDAVWLATQNHSTLVTERSAVPFLPVNPEYSATRNQGRQKLARFNAREFATLIIDILSEAKRRQQGKSLSSPTDNLELSARSQSDLDDQHDYDSVASDEDTDQEPLPSAGTTRNNRARSMDSSDLSDGAVTLQEYLELKKALATSEAKVQQLMKVNNSLSDELRRLQREAENLQLRQPAGPAPPPALPSERAEHTLMGPGGSTHRRDRQAFSMYEPGSALKPFGGAPADELASRLQPFHSTELEDDAIYSVHVPTGLYRIRKGVSASSVPFTPSSPLLSCSQEGSRHTSKLSRHGSGADSDYENTQSGDPLLGLEGKRFLELSKEEELHPELESLDGDLDPGLPSTEDVILKTEQVTKNIQELLRAAQEFKHDSFVPCSEKIHLAVTEMASLFPKRPALEPVRSSLRLLNASAYRLQSECRKTVPPEPGAPVDFQLLTQQVIQCAYDIAKAAKQLVTITTREKKQ, from the exons ATGTCCCGGAAGGGGCCGCGAGCGGAGGTGTGTGCGGACTGCAGCGCCCCGG ACCCTGGTTGGGCATCTATCAGCAGAGGTGTGCTGGTTTGTGACGAGTGCTGCAGTGTGCACCGGAGCCTAGGACGGCACATCTCCATTGTCAAGCACCTTCGCCACAGCGCCTGGCCTCCTACGCTGCTACAG ATGGTGCACACGCTTGCCAGCAATGGGGCCAACTCCATCTGGGAGCATTCCCTGCTGGACCCCGCACAAGTGCAAAGTGGCCGGCGCAAAGCCAACCCCCAAGACAAAGTGCA CCCCATCAAGTCAGAGTTCATCAGGGCAAAATACCAGATGCTGGCGTTTGTTCACAAGCTTCCCTGCCGTGATGATGATGGGGTCACCGCCAAAGACCTCAGCAAG CAACTGCACTCGAGTGTGAGGACGGGCAACTTGGAGACATGTCTGCGCTTGCTTTCCCTGGGTGCCCAGGCCAACTTCTTTCACCCAGAAAAGGGCACTACACCTCTTCACGTGGCTGCCAAGGCAGGGCAGACACTGCAAGCTGAGCTGCTGGTAGTGTATGGGGCTGACCCCGGGTCCCCTGATGTCAATGGCCGCACACCCATCGACTATGCCAG GCAGGCGGGGCACCATGAACTGGCAGAAAGGCTAGTTGAGTGCCAGTATGAGCTCACTGACCGGCTGGCCTTCTACCTCTGTGGACGAAAGCCTG atCACAAGAATGGGCATTACATCATCCCACAGATGGCTGACAG ATCTCGGCAAAAGTGCATGTCTCAGAG CTTGGATCTGTCCGAAttggccaaagctgccaagaaGAAGCTGCAAGCC ctcAGCAACCGGCTCTTTGAGGAACTTGCCATGGATGTGTATGACGAGGTGGATCGGAGAGAAAATGATGCTG tgTGGCTAGCTACCCAAAATCATAGCACCCTGGTGACGGAGCGCAGTGCTGTACCCTTCCTGCCAGTCAACCCTGAATACTCAGCCACTCGGAATCAG GGACGACAGAAATTGGCCCGTTTTAATGCCCGAGAGTTTGCTACCTTGATCATCGACATTCTCAGTGAGGCCAAACGGAGGCAGCAGGGCAAGAGTCTAAGCAGCCCCACAG ACAACCTCGAGCTGTCTGCACGGAGCCAGAGTGACCTGGACGACCAGCACGACTACGATAGCGTGGCTTCTGACGAAGACACGGACCAGGAGCCCTTGCCCAGTGCCGGCACCACGCGGAACAATCGTGCCAGG AGCATGGACTCTTCAGATCTGTCTGATGGGGCTGTGACGCTGCAGGAGTATCTGGAGCTGAAGAAGGCTCTGGCCACCTCTGAGGCCAAAGTGCAGCAGCTCATGAAGGTCAACAACAGTCTGAGTGACGAGCTTCGGAGGCTGCAGAGGGAG GCAGAAAACCTGCAGCTCCGGCAGCCAGCAGGACCAGCGCCTCCGCCCGCCCTGCCCAGTGAACGGGCAGAGCACACACTCATGGGGCCTGGGGGAAGCACCCATCGCAGGGACCGCCAGGCCTTCTCTATGTATGAGCCAGGCTCTGCCCTGAAGCCCTTTGGAGGTGCACCTGCAGACGAGCTTGCCTCTCGGCTCCAGCCTTTCCACAGCACA GAGCTGGAAGATGATGCCATCTATTCAGTGCATGTCCCTACTGGCCTTTATCGG ATCCGGAAGGGGGTGTCTGCCTCTTCTGTGCCcttcactccctcctccccactgctGTCATGCTCCCAAGAAGGAAGTCGGCACACG AGCAAGCTTTCACGCCATGGCAGTGGTGCAGACAGTGACTATGAGAACACACAGAGTGGGGATCCTCTGCTTGG GCTTGAAGGGAAGCGATTCCTAGAGCTGAGCAAGGAGGAGGAACTGCACCCTGAGCTGGAGAGCTTAGATGGAGACCTAGACCCCGGGCTCCCCAGCACCGAAGATGTCATCCTAAAGACAGAGCAGGTCACCAAGAACATTCAGGAACTCTTGCGGGCAGCCCAGGAGTTCAAACATGACAG CTTTGTGCCCTGTTCAGAAAAGATCCACTTGGCTGTGACTGAGATGGCCTCTCTCTTCCCAAAG AGGCCAGCCCTGGAGCCTGTGCGCAGTTCACTGCGGCTGCTCAACGCCAGCGCCTACCGGCTGCAGAGTGAGTGCCGGAAGACAGTGCCTCCAGAGCCCGGCGCGCCTGTGGACTTCCAGCTGCTGACTCAGCAGGTGATCCAGTGCGCCTATGACATCGCCAAGGCTGCCAAGCAGCTGGTCACCATCACCACCCGAGAGAAGAAACAGTGA